In Thermodesulfobacteriota bacterium, the following are encoded in one genomic region:
- a CDS encoding cellulose binding domain-containing protein: MTINDDWGSGYCAQVNVTNSTAQAVDWVVSFQIEGMLRNIWNATYQQNGDTVTAEGVSWNNTVSPGGNTNFGFCANR; the protein is encoded by the coding sequence GTGACGATCAACGATGATTGGGGCTCTGGATACTGCGCACAGGTGAATGTAACAAACTCGACAGCTCAAGCAGTTGACTGGGTTGTTTCATTTCAAATTGAGGGAATGCTCAGAAACATCTGGAATGCGACATATCAGCAAAATGGAGATACCGTAACAGCCGAGGGAGTTTCTTGGAATAATACTGTATCACCTGGTGGAAATACTAATTTTGGGTTCTGCGCCAACCGCTAG